The Bacteroidales bacterium genome contains a region encoding:
- a CDS encoding family 78 glycoside hydrolase catalytic domain, with product MFRSKWILSFKIVIISALTLISFAVNANVVNLTTEYTKTPIGIDVAAPRFAWQMTSMPGERGLFQTAYQIVVKDPGNKVIWDSGKVTGRNSVGITYAGPELKPATRYEWTVTVWDQKSKSSSASSWFETGLGRSGCELGAWSGATWIGGGNEDLVLYSPYLIIFNVKYGIAIEPGSTKASFVYGANDPRLMDKNMNIYQVEKKRNESYLKVELDISGVDGSETGMARFNIYRAGYKDTDSPEKPIRSFDIKTQFINIANKNQEHKVQFSSVFGQISLTLDGAQDFIVVPAAPANQASTQAGPPQFGGRQTGASFNLNPVGSGGNYIPYGMLCEMGFSADPGQRATFSNLVVSNNRFPNNTLFEENLFSLPYTGIYSEYTKDATSGVKVSGGKWVIDGGANGILITADPSRNSAPMLRTEFTTSLKTIKDARLYVTARGIYEVFINGKRVGDDYYNPGLTQYNITHLYQTYDVTNLITSGDNAIGAMLSEGWWSGLLSFGNIWNHFGDRQSLLAKLVITYADGSTSLITTNPKDWKFYNKGPVLFSSLDMGEAYDATREAATEGWTTPAFDDSRWKSAVAVSTDGTAFSGSSTERDGTVTSFDYQNFSLTGQIGNNAGIFKVVPAQSVKEVRKGVFVYNMGQNIVGVPKITITNGNAGRKLILRFSEMLYPDLKESGNNVGMIMTENYRAALSQDIYTMKNGAQVYQPKFTSHGFQYIEITGIDSPLPLEAVQSVAISSVRELSADYSTSNPKVNQLWSNLVWSNIDNFLTIPTDCPQRNERMGWSGDLNVFSRTATYVSNSNQFLRRHMFAMRDVQSAKGRFTDVAPVGGGFGGVLWGSAGIVVPWESYQQYGDIGVLAEHYPAMVRYMDYLETTIDPKTGLSSDGALGDWLGPQNNQLGQQFLVTAYHAYDLEIMSKVAEVLGKTEDVTKFRTLYDKRKEFFNKTFVSADKKALGLIGGRGGFGGGGATSAQPEFKVADVQTAYSVGLAMNLFNEENKPYMIKNLAAAIGRENKDDGGIMRPTNSLMTGFIGTAWISKALSDNGMSNLAYKILQNNQYPSWVYAIDQGATSIWERLNGYTVENGFGGNNSMNSFNHYSFGAVGQWMMAYSLGIQRNEPGFRNFILQPEPDPTGQMTWARGYYDSMYGKISSSWKKENGVLTYEATVPANTTATLSLPASSEIGIKENGKPVKKVKGIKFLKYENGKAYIELVSGSYKFTSELQ from the coding sequence ATGTTTAGATCTAAATGGATTCTGAGTTTTAAAATAGTGATAATAAGTGCACTAACTTTAATCTCATTTGCCGTAAATGCTAATGTTGTCAATCTTACCACGGAATACACCAAAACTCCGATCGGGATAGATGTTGCTGCCCCGAGGTTTGCATGGCAGATGACTTCGATGCCAGGCGAAAGAGGTCTTTTTCAGACTGCTTACCAGATCGTTGTAAAGGATCCGGGCAATAAAGTTATATGGGACTCCGGAAAAGTTACCGGCAGAAATTCTGTTGGTATCACCTATGCCGGACCAGAACTAAAACCGGCAACCCGTTATGAGTGGACTGTAACAGTCTGGGACCAGAAATCCAAATCCTCATCTGCTTCATCGTGGTTTGAAACCGGACTTGGCAGAAGTGGTTGTGAACTGGGAGCATGGAGTGGAGCAACCTGGATTGGCGGAGGCAATGAAGACCTTGTTTTATACTCCCCTTACCTGATAATTTTTAACGTGAAGTATGGGATTGCAATTGAACCCGGTAGCACTAAAGCATCATTTGTCTATGGAGCCAACGATCCTCGACTGATGGATAAAAATATGAATATCTATCAGGTTGAAAAGAAACGAAATGAGAGTTATTTAAAAGTGGAGCTTGACATCTCAGGCGTTGATGGTTCTGAAACCGGAATGGCCAGGTTTAACATCTACAGGGCTGGTTATAAGGATACAGATTCTCCTGAGAAACCAATCAGGTCATTCGATATTAAGACTCAATTCATAAATATTGCAAATAAGAATCAGGAACACAAGGTTCAGTTCTCAAGCGTTTTTGGACAGATTTCCCTGACACTTGATGGCGCTCAGGATTTTATAGTTGTGCCTGCCGCTCCTGCTAATCAGGCTTCAACTCAGGCAGGACCTCCTCAATTTGGTGGGCGTCAGACGGGTGCTTCATTTAATCTTAACCCTGTCGGAAGTGGCGGCAACTATATCCCTTACGGGATGCTGTGCGAGATGGGATTCTCTGCAGATCCGGGTCAGCGGGCCACGTTTTCTAACCTTGTGGTAAGCAATAACCGGTTCCCTAACAACACTCTTTTCGAAGAAAACCTGTTTAGTCTGCCATATACAGGAATTTATTCAGAATACACTAAGGATGCCACCTCAGGCGTTAAGGTCTCCGGTGGAAAGTGGGTTATCGATGGCGGGGCTAATGGTATCCTGATAACAGCAGATCCCAGCCGGAATTCAGCACCAATGCTTCGCACTGAATTCACAACCAGCCTCAAAACTATAAAAGATGCAAGGTTGTATGTTACTGCCAGAGGTATTTATGAGGTATTCATTAACGGGAAGAGAGTAGGGGATGACTATTATAATCCCGGACTGACTCAATATAATATTACTCACCTCTACCAGACTTATGATGTAACAAATCTCATTACAAGCGGCGATAATGCAATTGGTGCCATGCTAAGTGAAGGATGGTGGAGCGGTCTGCTCAGCTTCGGTAATATATGGAACCACTTTGGCGACAGACAGTCGCTGCTGGCAAAGCTGGTTATAACATATGCAGATGGATCAACCTCTTTAATTACAACTAACCCAAAAGACTGGAAATTCTATAACAAGGGTCCTGTTCTGTTCAGCAGTCTCGATATGGGTGAAGCCTATGACGCCACAAGGGAAGCTGCAACTGAAGGCTGGACAACACCAGCATTTGATGACAGCAGATGGAAGAGTGCTGTTGCTGTATCAACTGATGGTACAGCATTTAGCGGGAGTTCGACAGAAAGAGATGGTACAGTGACCAGCTTTGACTATCAGAATTTTTCACTTACCGGACAGATCGGAAATAATGCGGGAATCTTTAAAGTGGTACCTGCACAGAGTGTTAAAGAGGTGCGCAAAGGAGTTTTTGTTTATAATATGGGGCAAAACATTGTAGGTGTTCCGAAAATAACAATAACAAATGGCAACGCAGGAAGAAAACTAATTCTGAGGTTTTCTGAAATGCTTTATCCTGATCTGAAGGAATCAGGTAACAATGTTGGAATGATCATGACTGAAAATTACAGGGCAGCACTGAGTCAGGATATTTATACAATGAAAAACGGAGCACAGGTATATCAGCCAAAATTCACATCCCACGGATTTCAGTATATTGAGATTACCGGTATCGACAGTCCGCTTCCGCTGGAAGCTGTTCAAAGTGTCGCGATCAGCTCAGTAAGAGAACTTTCTGCCGATTATTCCACATCGAATCCCAAGGTCAACCAGCTATGGTCTAATCTTGTATGGTCCAATATCGATAATTTCCTTACGATACCCACCGACTGTCCGCAGCGTAACGAGCGCATGGGCTGGTCAGGCGATCTCAACGTTTTTTCACGCACTGCCACTTATGTTTCGAACAGTAACCAGTTCCTGAGGAGGCATATGTTCGCCATGCGCGATGTCCAGTCGGCAAAAGGAAGATTCACCGATGTAGCTCCGGTTGGCGGAGGATTCGGAGGTGTGCTATGGGGAAGTGCTGGCATCGTTGTTCCCTGGGAGTCCTATCAGCAATATGGAGATATAGGAGTGCTGGCAGAACATTATCCTGCAATGGTAAGGTATATGGATTATCTTGAGACCACAATAGATCCGAAAACAGGTCTCAGCTCTGACGGCGCATTAGGCGACTGGCTAGGACCACAGAATAATCAGCTTGGACAACAGTTTCTTGTGACAGCATATCACGCTTATGATTTGGAGATTATGTCGAAAGTAGCTGAAGTTCTTGGTAAGACGGAAGATGTTACAAAATTCAGAACCTTATATGATAAACGTAAGGAGTTCTTTAATAAGACTTTTGTAAGCGCCGATAAAAAAGCCCTTGGGCTTATTGGCGGCAGGGGAGGTTTTGGCGGAGGCGGAGCAACTTCTGCACAACCTGAATTTAAAGTAGCTGATGTTCAGACTGCCTATTCGGTTGGTTTGGCAATGAACCTGTTTAATGAGGAGAATAAACCCTATATGATAAAAAACCTTGCTGCTGCAATCGGGCGCGAGAATAAAGATGATGGTGGAATTATGCGTCCCACTAACTCACTTATGACAGGTTTTATTGGTACAGCATGGATCAGCAAGGCTTTATCTGATAACGGTATGAGCAACCTAGCTTATAAAATCCTGCAGAATAATCAGTATCCTTCGTGGGTCTATGCAATCGACCAGGGAGCAACGTCGATCTGGGAAAGACTTAACGGATATACAGTTGAGAATGGCTTTGGCGGCAACAACAGCATGAACTCCTTTAATCATTATTCCTTCGGAGCTGTAGGGCAATGGATGATGGCTTATTCGCTTGGTATACAGCGTAATGAACCAGGATTCAGAAACTTTATACTGCAACCTGAACCAGATCCGACCGGGCAGATGACATGGGCTAGAGGCTACTATGATTCAATGTACGGGAAAATCAGCAGTTCCTGGAAAAAGGAGAATGGTGTGCTCACATATGAAGCAACAGTTCCTGCAAATACGACTGCTACTCTTTCACTTCCTGCTTCATCAGAAATAGGAATAAAGGAAAATGGTAAGCCGGTTAAGAAGGTGAAAGGAATTAAATTTCTGAAATATGAAAATGGGAAAGCCTATATAGAACTCGTATCCGGCTCGTATAAATTCACTTCTGAACTACAATAA
- a CDS encoding Gfo/Idh/MocA family oxidoreductase, producing the protein MTKRRDFIKKSVLGSAGIAIGGMGFSSKSYNSIIGASERINIGVIGIRNQGTVHINTWCSLKDKQNVVIKALCDTDEKLFDPGSKIVFDKTGLKPLTEWDIHKVLDDKEIDAVSVVVPNHWHALATIWACQAGKHVYVEKPASHNIWEGRKMIEAARKYNVRVQVGFQSRSGINMQQALKFLHDGGIGEVYMARGLCYKLRDSYGTAKDSIPPDTFHYDRWLGPATYRPYNEKRSHYCWHWFWDTGNGDTGNQGPHQFDIARLGLGKKEHPVSVYSAGGIYGFRKDDPTPENRTPGTMVYGGVEAYGHDKSMQETPNLQTSVLKYADGKILEFETRGRYTNMESSSDISVGNIFYGTDGYLEIKDESARPWKAFRKREKEPFAGTTKNPESDKKDQDIIADHFSNFIEGIRSGNNENLRCDISEGFYSTALPHLANISYRLGRELKFIGDQEKFAADPEADKLLTREYRKPYVVPEII; encoded by the coding sequence ATGACAAAAAGAAGGGACTTTATTAAGAAGAGCGTACTGGGCTCTGCTGGTATTGCTATTGGCGGCATGGGGTTCAGTTCAAAATCTTATAATTCCATTATTGGTGCCAGCGAACGCATTAATATCGGAGTTATTGGTATCAGAAACCAGGGTACCGTACACATAAATACATGGTGCAGCTTAAAGGATAAGCAGAATGTGGTGATAAAAGCGCTTTGTGATACTGATGAAAAGCTTTTCGATCCGGGTTCTAAAATCGTTTTTGATAAGACCGGTCTTAAGCCTCTGACAGAATGGGATATCCATAAGGTACTCGATGACAAGGAAATTGACGCAGTGTCGGTAGTCGTTCCCAATCACTGGCATGCATTAGCCACAATATGGGCCTGTCAGGCAGGCAAGCATGTTTATGTGGAGAAGCCGGCTTCGCATAACATATGGGAAGGACGTAAAATGATAGAGGCAGCACGTAAATATAATGTCAGGGTGCAGGTTGGATTTCAAAGCCGTTCGGGAATTAATATGCAGCAGGCATTAAAATTCCTTCATGACGGAGGTATCGGTGAAGTTTATATGGCCAGGGGTCTTTGCTATAAACTGCGTGATTCATATGGCACTGCAAAAGACAGCATTCCTCCCGATACATTTCATTATGACCGCTGGCTGGGACCGGCAACTTATCGCCCGTACAATGAAAAAAGAAGCCATTACTGCTGGCACTGGTTCTGGGATACCGGAAATGGCGACACAGGCAACCAGGGCCCGCATCAGTTTGACATTGCCCGTCTGGGACTTGGTAAAAAAGAACACCCGGTTTCAGTCTATTCAGCAGGAGGCATATACGGTTTCAGAAAAGATGACCCTACTCCCGAAAACAGAACACCGGGAACAATGGTTTACGGAGGTGTTGAGGCATACGGGCATGATAAGTCGATGCAGGAAACTCCGAATTTACAGACGAGCGTGCTTAAATATGCCGACGGCAAGATACTCGAGTTTGAAACCAGGGGAAGGTATACAAATATGGAATCAAGTTCGGATATATCTGTTGGCAACATCTTCTACGGAACAGATGGATATCTTGAAATAAAAGATGAATCCGCCAGACCCTGGAAGGCTTTCCGAAAACGGGAGAAAGAGCCTTTTGCAGGTACCACCAAGAATCCTGAATCAGACAAAAAAGATCAGGATATAATTGCAGATCACTTCTCTAACTTTATTGAGGGAATACGCTCGGGCAATAATGAAAATCTAAGATGCGATATCTCTGAAGGCTTTTATTCAACAGCACTTCCTCACCTTGCAAACATATCTTACAGGCTTGGACGTGAATTAAAGTTTATCGGGGATCAGGAAAAATTTGCCGCTGATCCGGAAGCTGATAAATTGCTTACAAGAGAATATCGCAAACCCTATGTAGTTCCTGAAATAATATAA
- a CDS encoding alpha/beta hydrolase: protein MSKKSIVALVLTAVSILTAAGQSKDPLLFPKDNFTVETKIVRTSTGDKQVTYRSYLHIPYVANPVDKDYQSLNVNVPVKVDEITVDAGNAPILFNIGVGGYMSVNNARTGGAGGPGGQGGPGGSTGVSGKADLALAAGFVVVSPGCRGRDNKAPDGTYYGKAPAAIVDLKAAIRYIRHNKGVMPGNPDWIISTGVSAGGALSALLGASGNSPLYDSYLKEIGAADAKDDIFGSACFCPITDLEHADGAYEWMYGTTPGRSGLADQELSKQLKALYAEYQVSLKLQGKNGFGILTADNYDKYLLQYYMIPSANKYLKSLTEEKRNEYLAKNTWITWSDNGASFSFTDYVTHVGRMKGLPAFDDFAMKQPEPVLFGNKNTDARHFTNFSLRQASGNKNAETEGEVKTLVNLMNAMYFIGQNSSSCTNNWWLRQGTSDNHTSQTVIVNLATSLENQKRNVNTFLYWDAGHGADQDAEEFIAWMSKLTGFSVSGKAGK from the coding sequence ATGTCAAAAAAAAGTATTGTTGCACTGGTACTGACAGCTGTAAGTATTCTTACAGCAGCAGGTCAGTCTAAGGATCCATTGCTTTTCCCGAAAGATAACTTTACAGTTGAAACAAAGATTGTCAGGACAAGTACCGGTGATAAGCAGGTTACATACAGATCTTATTTACACATTCCGTATGTCGCTAACCCTGTTGACAAGGATTATCAGAGCCTCAATGTAAATGTCCCGGTTAAGGTTGATGAGATAACTGTCGATGCCGGTAATGCTCCTATACTTTTCAATATAGGAGTAGGTGGCTATATGTCGGTAAATAATGCACGAACAGGAGGAGCTGGTGGTCCTGGCGGACAGGGCGGTCCGGGAGGAAGTACAGGAGTGAGCGGCAAGGCTGATCTGGCACTCGCTGCAGGATTTGTGGTTGTATCTCCGGGATGCCGCGGACGTGATAATAAAGCCCCTGATGGTACCTATTACGGAAAGGCGCCTGCAGCAATTGTTGACCTTAAGGCAGCAATCCGTTATATACGTCATAATAAAGGTGTAATGCCGGGCAATCCTGATTGGATTATTTCAACCGGGGTGAGTGCCGGAGGAGCTCTCTCTGCACTTCTGGGTGCTTCCGGAAACAGTCCGCTCTACGATTCATACCTTAAAGAGATCGGTGCTGCAGATGCAAAAGACGATATTTTTGGCAGTGCCTGTTTTTGTCCGATAACAGATCTCGAGCATGCCGATGGTGCTTACGAATGGATGTATGGAACGACTCCGGGAAGATCAGGCCTTGCTGATCAGGAGCTTTCAAAACAACTCAAAGCCCTTTATGCTGAGTATCAGGTCTCACTGAAACTACAGGGTAAAAACGGCTTTGGAATACTTACTGCAGACAATTACGATAAATATCTTCTTCAGTATTATATGATCCCATCTGCCAATAAGTATCTGAAATCACTTACTGAAGAAAAACGCAATGAATATCTGGCGAAGAATACCTGGATCACCTGGAGTGATAACGGAGCTTCATTCTCATTTACTGATTATGTTACACATGTTGGAAGAATGAAAGGGTTGCCTGCTTTTGACGATTTTGCGATGAAGCAGCCGGAGCCGGTTTTGTTCGGAAATAAGAACACAGATGCCCGACATTTTACAAATTTCAGTCTGAGGCAGGCTTCAGGTAATAAGAATGCAGAGACAGAAGGAGAAGTAAAAACACTTGTGAACCTGATGAATGCCATGTATTTCATAGGTCAGAACAGCAGCAGCTGCACAAATAACTGGTGGTTGAGGCAGGGTACCTCAGATAATCATACATCTCAGACGGTTATTGTTAATCTTGCCACAAGTCTTGAGAACCAGAAAAGAAATGTGAATACCTTTTTGTATTGGGATGCAGGGCATGGCGCCGATCAGGATGCTGAGGAATTCATAGCATGGATGTCAAAGCTGACTGGGTTTTCTGTATCTGGCAAAGCCGGTAAGTAA
- a CDS encoding family 43 glycosylhydrolase yields MIKVLIISVITTLIFSLTGNKLLGQVEPITFQEEGKYSNPVVPYSLPDPTIIKAADGFFYLYATEDIRNTPIHKSSDLVNWKLVGTAFTAETRPTFEPKGGIWAPDINIIDGRYVLYYSMSVWGGEMTCGIGVAVSDKPEGPFKDLGKLIRSNEIGVQNSIDPFYIEDEGRKYIFWGSFHGIYAIELSEDGLALRPGAEKILVAGSAYEGTYILKKGKYYYLFASTGTCCEGVKSTYKTVVGRSSKLFGPYLDKQGKSMNDNFHEILIGGNERFVGTGHNSEIVEDQMAKTWILYHAVDKTNPKGRVLLLDEVKWKDEWPYVEGNSPALSYTKPVFTQISLISPASRADKAFDAWYKNFDIESVKGFFWDNAEMMEVVLDAYEVTKDPKYRTMFEAMYKNFVAKNGADWQNNKYNDDIAWAVLVSIRGYLLTGNTTYKERAKDQFDKMWTRAFTNSYGGGLLWYHTKTTKNSCINGPAMVACCYLAKATGDSTYYDKAIALYTWSKLYLFDAETGKLNDNVDLDLKTGQLKISTWSSTYNQGTYLGAATMLYKYTKENSYLTEAQRIALYIRDTMYSKNVMNNEYNGNDLPGFKGIFARYARMYTVDLNKTDLVEWLHLNAETAWDNRNSQDLIHTRWATKTDETKPESAFGCSTAVSLFINVLPFTTIE; encoded by the coding sequence ATGATCAAAGTATTAATAATAAGTGTTATAACTACACTTATTTTTTCCTTAACTGGTAATAAACTTCTGGGTCAGGTTGAACCTATTACTTTTCAGGAGGAAGGAAAATACAGCAACCCTGTTGTTCCATACAGCCTGCCTGATCCTACAATAATCAAAGCTGCTGATGGTTTCTTTTACCTCTATGCCACCGAAGATATCCGCAATACACCAATTCACAAATCATCCGACCTGGTAAACTGGAAGCTTGTCGGAACGGCATTCACAGCTGAAACCCGTCCGACATTTGAACCTAAAGGCGGGATCTGGGCCCCTGATATTAATATTATTGATGGCAGATATGTTCTGTACTATTCAATGTCGGTTTGGGGTGGGGAGATGACATGCGGCATTGGAGTGGCAGTAAGTGATAAGCCTGAGGGTCCGTTTAAAGACCTGGGAAAACTGATACGGAGCAATGAGATAGGGGTTCAGAATTCGATAGATCCGTTTTATATTGAAGATGAAGGCAGGAAATACATTTTCTGGGGCAGTTTTCATGGGATCTATGCTATCGAATTAAGCGAAGACGGCCTGGCACTAAGACCAGGCGCAGAAAAGATACTGGTTGCAGGTTCGGCATACGAAGGGACATATATTCTTAAAAAAGGAAAATATTATTATCTGTTTGCTTCAACCGGAACCTGCTGTGAAGGAGTAAAAAGTACATATAAAACCGTTGTTGGACGGTCCAGCAAGCTGTTTGGTCCATACCTCGATAAACAGGGCAAAAGTATGAACGACAACTTTCATGAGATTCTGATCGGGGGGAATGAACGTTTTGTCGGGACCGGTCACAATTCGGAAATAGTTGAGGATCAAATGGCTAAGACATGGATCTTATACCATGCAGTTGATAAAACAAATCCTAAAGGCAGAGTCCTCTTACTTGATGAAGTTAAGTGGAAGGATGAATGGCCATACGTTGAAGGAAACAGTCCGGCTCTCAGCTATACAAAACCAGTATTTACACAGATCTCTTTGATATCACCGGCGTCAAGAGCAGATAAAGCATTTGATGCCTGGTATAAAAACTTTGATATAGAATCAGTTAAGGGCTTTTTCTGGGATAATGCCGAAATGATGGAAGTCGTTCTGGATGCTTATGAGGTTACTAAAGATCCAAAGTACAGGACAATGTTTGAGGCAATGTATAAAAACTTTGTTGCAAAAAATGGTGCCGACTGGCAGAACAACAAGTACAACGATGACATTGCATGGGCTGTTCTGGTGAGTATAAGAGGCTATCTTCTGACTGGTAACACAACTTATAAGGAGAGAGCGAAAGATCAGTTCGATAAAATGTGGACAAGGGCATTTACCAACTCTTATGGCGGAGGACTCCTCTGGTATCATACAAAAACTACGAAAAACTCATGTATAAACGGACCCGCAATGGTTGCCTGCTGTTACCTTGCGAAAGCAACAGGAGACAGTACCTATTATGATAAAGCAATCGCACTGTATACCTGGTCAAAGCTCTATCTGTTCGATGCCGAGACCGGTAAGCTAAATGATAATGTTGATCTGGATTTAAAGACCGGGCAACTCAAGATCAGCACCTGGAGTTCAACTTATAACCAGGGGACATATCTGGGTGCCGCCACAATGCTTTATAAATACACAAAAGAGAACAGCTATTTGACAGAAGCACAGAGAATTGCACTTTACATCAGGGATACGATGTATAGCAAAAATGTAATGAATAATGAGTATAACGGAAATGATCTTCCCGGATTCAAGGGAATATTTGCACGATATGCAAGAATGTATACTGTTGATTTAAATAAAACAGATCTTGTAGAATGGCTTCATCTGAATGCTGAAACAGCCTGGGACAACCGTAACTCTCAGGATCTTATACATACCAGATGGGCGACAAAGACAGATGAAACAAAACCTGAATCTGCTTTCGGATGTTCAACTGCAGTATCACTTTTTATTAATGTCCTTCCTTTCACAACAATCGAATAA
- a CDS encoding 1,4-beta-xylanase: protein MRKINILISAIILTVALSCNSNKESKKQASAIRQVWSVEQAQKWKDQAGWLRGSNFNPSTAINQLETWQAESFDTVTIDRELKWASDIGMNCMRVYLHHVAWEVDKDGFKGRMDKYLKIADSHGIKTIFVFFDDCWNPEYQAGKQPEPKPGVHNSGWVRDPGDLLYRDSTLMIVLETYVKDVLTTFRNDDRIALWDMYNEPGNSGYGNKSIPLLEKAFEWGWEVRPSQPLSSGVWSLRLSDLNKIQIENSDIITYHNYDSPEKHLKAIDTLRLYGRPLVCTEYMARRNNSLFTNIMPILKENNIGAINWGLVSGKSNTKYAWDEPIPDGSDPPLWFHEIFRPDGTPYKQEEVDLIKSLTLNR, encoded by the coding sequence ATGAGAAAAATAAATATTTTGATTTCTGCAATTATTTTAACTGTTGCATTGTCGTGCAACAGTAACAAAGAGTCAAAGAAACAGGCATCTGCTATCAGGCAGGTATGGAGTGTTGAGCAGGCTCAGAAATGGAAAGACCAGGCTGGCTGGCTCAGAGGCTCAAATTTCAATCCGAGTACAGCCATAAACCAGCTTGAGACCTGGCAGGCGGAATCATTTGACACAGTAACTATTGACAGGGAGCTTAAATGGGCTTCAGATATAGGAATGAACTGCATGCGGGTCTACCTCCACCATGTTGCATGGGAAGTTGACAAAGATGGATTTAAGGGAAGGATGGATAAGTACCTTAAGATAGCTGACAGTCACGGTATCAAAACAATTTTTGTTTTTTTTGATGATTGCTGGAATCCGGAATATCAGGCAGGAAAACAGCCTGAACCGAAACCGGGTGTTCATAATTCAGGCTGGGTTCGCGACCCGGGAGACCTTCTTTACCGCGATTCCACTCTTATGATTGTACTGGAAACATATGTTAAGGATGTTCTTACCACATTCAGAAACGATGACAGGATTGCCTTGTGGGATATGTACAATGAGCCCGGAAACTCAGGATATGGTAACAAATCGATACCACTTCTTGAGAAAGCTTTTGAATGGGGCTGGGAAGTACGACCCTCACAACCTCTTTCCTCAGGGGTATGGAGTTTACGGCTATCAGATTTGAATAAAATCCAGATTGAGAATTCGGATATAATAACATATCACAACTATGATAGTCCCGAGAAACACTTGAAAGCTATTGATACACTAAGGCTTTATGGTCGTCCACTGGTATGCACCGAGTATATGGCCCGTCGTAATAATAGTCTGTTTACAAATATTATGCCTATTCTTAAAGAGAATAATATCGGGGCAATAAACTGGGGATTGGTTTCCGGGAAATCAAATACCAAGTATGCATGGGATGAGCCAATACCTGATGGATCAGACCCCCCCTTGTGGTTCCATGAGATTTTTCGTCCTGATGGCACTCCATACAAACAGGAGGAAGTCGATCTGATAAAGAGTCTTACATTGAACAGGTAA